From one Desulfurobacterium thermolithotrophum DSM 11699 genomic stretch:
- a CDS encoding glycosyltransferase — protein sequence MMKKVALLVRSASFGGIERLVIDLFKYMKEHVKEIEPYLIVFCREGGFLKELEEEKNVYFLSSKKKLKTTNFDIYLKLRKLLKELEVDILHFHSYPVDFIGVIASLGLRVKRIAHIHNFHFIGGEKRIKKYRFISKYIDSFIYVSKAVMESVDPLYNAYCPNKKVLYNFIVPERIETFLKKEKMTRKELGIPEDGVVFCFVGRLTDNKNILNLIKAMSYLKERKNLYLLIVGSGKLEKNAKELAKNLQLRNIVFAGASYNPFKYLKVSNVFILPSKVEGLPLSHLEAMYLGLPSLISENVPSKEIPSKEIAYEASFISGISPESIAKGIENLYICKDIRDTLAVKAKEVIQNFIIDRYFEKLYEIYTRL from the coding sequence ATGATGAAGAAGGTTGCCCTTCTAGTTAGAAGTGCTAGTTTTGGTGGAATAGAAAGACTTGTAATAGATTTATTTAAGTATATGAAGGAACATGTTAAAGAGATAGAACCCTATTTAATTGTTTTTTGCAGGGAGGGAGGCTTTCTAAAGGAGTTAGAAGAAGAGAAGAATGTATACTTTTTAAGTTCCAAAAAGAAATTGAAAACAACAAACTTTGATATTTACCTTAAGCTAAGAAAGTTACTAAAAGAACTTGAAGTAGACATACTACACTTTCATAGTTATCCAGTAGACTTCATAGGTGTTATTGCTTCATTAGGACTGAGAGTAAAAAGAATAGCACATATTCACAACTTCCACTTTATTGGTGGAGAAAAGAGAATAAAAAAGTACAGGTTTATAAGTAAATATATTGACAGCTTTATCTACGTATCTAAAGCAGTAATGGAAAGTGTAGATCCTCTTTATAATGCTTACTGTCCTAATAAAAAGGTATTATATAACTTTATAGTACCCGAAAGAATAGAAACTTTTCTAAAGAAAGAAAAAATGACACGGAAAGAATTGGGAATTCCAGAAGATGGTGTTGTCTTTTGCTTTGTTGGAAGACTTACAGACAACAAGAACATTTTGAATTTAATAAAGGCAATGTCATACTTGAAAGAAAGAAAAAATCTTTACCTTTTAATAGTAGGAAGTGGAAAACTGGAAAAAAATGCAAAAGAATTAGCAAAAAATTTACAACTTAGAAACATAGTTTTTGCAGGAGCTAGTTATAATCCATTTAAGTATCTAAAGGTTTCAAATGTTTTTATTTTACCTTCTAAAGTAGAGGGTTTACCTCTTTCTCATCTTGAAGCAATGTATTTAGGATTGCCTTCTTTGATTTCTGAAAATGTACCATCTAAGGAAATACCATCTAAGGAAATAGCTTATGAAGCCTCATTTATAAGTGGAATATCGCCTGAGTCTATAGCTAAGGGAATAGAAAATCTTTATATTTGTAAAGATATAAGAGATACTTTAGCTGTGAAAGCTAAAGAAGTAATTCAAAATTTTATTATCGATAGATATTTTGAAAAGCTTTATGAAATATACACAAGGTTATGA